A genomic window from Ruminiclostridium cellulolyticum H10 includes:
- a CDS encoding fibronectin type III domain-containing protein, translating to MFKKAFCVLMALIIMSGIMIPQTVRAESNIDNGGTNTQSDGQRLTVQIHRVDSTLFWFNNVISNHGYEDWFPDNNSCSDYNYNNGIFQFIKVKITNTSNSAITLNSNNQLVLRFTNKSGKELGLKLYEFSAYKNIDKSNREYTFGSSLLSNKTIKSSGTLEIYGYVKWMDFSELGCSIVRQPDENKIQVRLTEKSYPTNPSEFASKDRIHSVLKLYNEGNKVIDLDKIRIHYYFNMDGDLNKVAPKTEKVEGKIYNYQPDRTNPQEDVIQTLPSVFINMGEYSTPKANCFIEIGFPSKSNGSSYTNYLYKFLRYFSSLWNDMFIKHDLNWLDDILGKNVNIEGSNCSSDNQKHRWWWNWRQDYTLSSKNYELSAKSGNNTSHADIELEIVKEFIAQTTGDTSNIRKFNQANHYSFNPGQEMDWERVTVYYKGELIWGKEPGHELTVPLNLQAISKRDGILLRWDEVNGAEGYKIWRKGPGDSDFVQLPQILSDSSITDNNVKPGETYTYKVQAVSDSGEQLGPFSNEASATALIMTGNGLYAEYYNWKSVAGSSLTNYGYDLGNSFTTNYVMENTELAMSRIDPKIDFTKDNTDTYYRWGDKAPDPKVNADHYSVVWSGYIMPEFDADYTFYTRTDDGVKLWIDINRNGIFDINELLISNWQKHSETENNSRSVQMEKGKKYRIRMEYYENEYDAVAKLLWSNPSKAKEVVPNSQLFVDGTINIPKTPTNLKADLKNDGSVVLSWDSVLEAQGYKIYQTDWQGNTSIINVKDNSYTVLNLASGEYKFSVSAWNEAGESAKSESVKVVVGLGAPQNLKGTVNKKTINLSWDSVDTASGYRLYRVLDGIQTTVLSVDSKYTDSKVSYGKVYKYFVSAIKDGYEGAKSREITIAVPPDAPANLKAAREGESVQLRWNPAQGAQSYSVLRCNSSDGTYEIIKEGITGTSFKDDSVPETTNSSGVKYYYKVTAVANGVAGPCSNIASVIMYPFVETQLGFVTYNIINNSKNPNLEFVLGSYVPVSFELQLKNTTSNPGIVMDTEMVNKMNINEKPFFLELVSKNIKVTIKKKDAIEFFKVNDNSITKKVIKVNGRNVVKIEVNGTYDAGDVVKIEFGPKVFTYKDDDVEAYYGNMYQLELGLYADGYGSSEKPIKTDVSGNTLPPLEVKIANPDKLN from the coding sequence ATGTTCAAGAAGGCATTTTGTGTCTTAATGGCTCTTATCATTATGAGTGGGATAATGATTCCACAGACAGTACGGGCTGAAAGTAATATAGACAACGGAGGAACAAACACACAGTCTGATGGTCAAAGGCTGACTGTACAGATTCATAGGGTGGATTCGACACTCTTTTGGTTCAACAATGTTATATCCAACCACGGATATGAGGACTGGTTTCCTGATAATAATTCCTGCAGTGATTACAACTATAATAATGGTATTTTCCAGTTTATTAAAGTAAAAATCACTAATACCAGTAATTCTGCTATAACGCTTAATAGCAATAATCAACTGGTACTAAGGTTTACAAACAAGTCAGGAAAAGAGCTAGGGTTAAAGCTTTATGAGTTTTCTGCATATAAAAACATTGATAAATCAAACAGGGAATATACCTTCGGATCAAGCTTACTGTCCAACAAAACAATAAAAAGCAGTGGAACGTTGGAAATCTACGGATATGTAAAATGGATGGATTTCTCCGAACTTGGATGTAGTATTGTAAGACAGCCTGATGAGAATAAAATTCAGGTTAGGCTTACAGAAAAAAGTTATCCAACTAATCCTTCAGAATTCGCTTCGAAGGATAGGATTCATTCAGTTCTGAAGCTGTATAACGAGGGTAACAAGGTCATTGATTTGGATAAAATAAGAATCCATTACTACTTTAACATGGATGGAGACCTAAACAAGGTTGCCCCAAAGACTGAAAAGGTGGAGGGAAAGATTTATAACTACCAGCCTGACCGGACAAATCCACAAGAAGATGTTATACAAACCCTTCCGTCAGTTTTTATTAATATGGGTGAGTATTCAACACCTAAGGCCAACTGCTTTATTGAAATTGGGTTTCCATCTAAAAGTAACGGTTCAAGCTACACGAATTATTTATATAAGTTTTTAAGGTATTTTAGCAGTTTGTGGAACGATATGTTTATAAAGCACGATTTAAACTGGTTGGATGATATTCTGGGGAAAAATGTAAATATTGAGGGAAGCAATTGTTCATCAGATAACCAAAAACACAGATGGTGGTGGAACTGGAGACAGGACTATACTCTCAGTTCAAAAAATTATGAGCTTAGTGCAAAATCCGGTAATAATACTTCACATGCAGATATTGAGCTTGAAATAGTCAAGGAATTTATTGCTCAAACAACTGGAGATACATCAAATATAAGGAAATTTAATCAGGCCAATCACTACTCTTTTAATCCCGGACAAGAAATGGATTGGGAAAGAGTTACAGTATATTATAAAGGCGAGTTGATATGGGGAAAAGAACCGGGACACGAGCTTACCGTACCTTTAAACCTTCAGGCAATCTCTAAAAGAGATGGCATACTGTTAAGATGGGATGAGGTAAACGGTGCGGAAGGTTATAAAATATGGCGAAAAGGACCAGGCGATTCTGATTTTGTTCAGCTTCCTCAGATACTATCTGACAGCTCTATTACTGATAACAACGTTAAACCGGGAGAAACATATACATATAAGGTGCAGGCTGTTTCAGACAGTGGAGAGCAACTGGGGCCATTTTCAAACGAGGCTTCCGCCACTGCCTTGATTATGACGGGCAACGGGCTGTACGCAGAATATTATAATTGGAAATCTGTTGCCGGCAGTAGTTTGACAAACTACGGTTATGATTTGGGAAACAGCTTTACAACTAATTATGTAATGGAAAATACGGAACTTGCCATGTCCAGAATAGACCCCAAAATTGACTTTACAAAAGATAATACAGATACCTACTACAGATGGGGTGATAAAGCACCTGATCCGAAGGTAAATGCAGATCACTATTCTGTGGTTTGGTCAGGATATATTATGCCTGAGTTCGACGCGGACTACACATTCTATACCAGAACGGACGACGGAGTGAAACTATGGATTGATATAAACAGAAATGGGATTTTTGATATAAATGAACTTCTGATTTCTAACTGGCAAAAACATTCTGAAACAGAGAATAATTCTAGGTCAGTACAAATGGAAAAGGGTAAAAAATATAGAATAAGAATGGAATACTATGAAAACGAATACGATGCCGTTGCAAAGCTGTTATGGAGCAACCCGTCAAAAGCAAAAGAAGTAGTTCCGAACTCACAGTTGTTTGTTGACGGAACTATTAATATACCCAAGACTCCAACAAATCTTAAGGCGGATTTAAAAAATGACGGTAGTGTAGTCCTGTCGTGGGACAGCGTTCTTGAAGCACAGGGATATAAAATATACCAAACCGACTGGCAGGGCAACACAAGTATAATTAATGTAAAAGATAATTCGTACACTGTGCTCAACCTGGCATCCGGCGAATACAAATTCAGTGTAAGTGCATGGAATGAGGCTGGAGAGAGTGCAAAATCTGAGTCTGTGAAGGTTGTAGTAGGGTTGGGTGCACCTCAGAATCTGAAAGGTACTGTAAACAAAAAGACAATTAACCTTTCATGGGATTCGGTAGATACTGCCTCAGGATACAGGCTGTACAGAGTACTCGATGGAATACAAACCACAGTTCTTTCGGTAGATAGTAAATATACCGATAGTAAGGTTTCATACGGAAAGGTATATAAGTATTTTGTTTCGGCTATAAAAGATGGCTATGAGGGTGCAAAATCAAGAGAAATAACTATTGCTGTACCCCCTGACGCTCCGGCAAATCTAAAAGCTGCTCGAGAGGGAGAATCTGTTCAGCTAAGGTGGAATCCGGCTCAGGGAGCCCAATCCTATAGTGTATTAAGATGTAATAGCTCGGATGGGACGTATGAAATTATTAAAGAAGGCATAACCGGAACGTCGTTTAAGGATGATTCTGTGCCAGAAACAACAAACAGCAGTGGGGTTAAGTACTATTACAAGGTGACTGCTGTGGCAAACGGTGTTGCTGGCCCCTGCTCCAACATTGCAAGTGTTATTATGTATCCTTTTGTTGAAACACAACTGGGTTTTGTAACATATAACATAATAAATAATTCAAAAAACCCAAATCTTGAGTTTGTTCTGGGGTCGTATGTACCTGTTTCTTTTGAACTACAGCTCAAGAACACAACCTCAAATCCCGGAATTGTAATGGATACAGAAATGGTAAATAAAATGAATATCAATGAAAAACCATTTTTCTTGGAGTTGGTCAGCAAAAATATAAAAGTTACTATAAAGAAAAAGGATGCTATTGAGTTTTTTAAAGTTAATGATAATAGCATTACTAAAAAAGTCATTAAAGTAAATGGTAGAAATGTGGTTAAAATAGAAGTAAACGGAACTTATGATGCAGGAGATGTGGTGAAAATTGAGTTTGGCCCTAAGGTTTTCACTTATAAGGATGATGATGTGGAAGCTTACTATGGCAACATGTATCAGCTTGAGTTAGGATTGTACGCAGATGGATATGGAAGCAGTGAAAAACCTATAAAAACCGATGTTAGCGGAAATACGTTGCCACCCCTTGAGGTAAAAATTGCCAACCCTGACAAGTTGAATTAA
- a CDS encoding type IV pilus modification PilV family protein, translated as MIKFKKLLKNEKGETFIEVLAAVTLLAVIAGPLLSMVMSSYYYNRDAEQKTKAAAIAQMVMDEVKSKKNLSTGDSYLPFNIEPFKEAVNTKLQPYYKIENVETGKLTPENDYTYDYSEADEPDLELIIEQGKSGDNNITKIELKALNEETDPIKIDTGFNYRKDNLVMQFEKNGSKIICGIGKSFPVKTVEFTPASQDCIKLKLSCKNDDGKPNSDKQLKVFTYSDQEINLKAYVTDGKELEPGVCFINKSSNMEYEINYMETKAFNYGPINELLKIVVEVRKKDGTVIYTASSYVKKVTGGYNV; from the coding sequence ATGATTAAATTCAAAAAGCTGCTTAAAAACGAAAAGGGCGAAACCTTTATAGAAGTATTGGCTGCGGTAACATTACTGGCGGTGATTGCAGGACCTTTACTGAGCATGGTCATGTCTTCCTATTACTATAATAGAGATGCGGAGCAAAAGACTAAAGCGGCTGCTATTGCACAAATGGTAATGGATGAAGTAAAGTCTAAAAAGAACCTTAGTACGGGAGATAGTTATTTACCGTTTAACATTGAGCCTTTTAAAGAGGCAGTTAACACAAAGCTGCAACCTTACTACAAGATTGAAAACGTAGAAACGGGCAAGTTAACGCCTGAAAATGACTATACATATGATTACTCTGAAGCAGATGAGCCTGATTTGGAGCTGATTATTGAACAGGGTAAAAGCGGGGACAACAACATAACTAAGATTGAACTGAAGGCACTCAATGAAGAAACTGACCCAATAAAAATTGATACAGGTTTTAATTATCGGAAAGATAATTTAGTTATGCAGTTTGAGAAAAACGGTTCTAAAATTATATGTGGTATAGGCAAAAGTTTTCCTGTTAAAACAGTAGAATTTACACCTGCCAGTCAGGACTGTATAAAGCTTAAGTTAAGCTGTAAAAATGATGATGGTAAGCCAAACTCCGATAAGCAGCTGAAGGTATTTACGTACAGTGATCAGGAGATTAACCTGAAGGCATATGTAACGGATGGCAAAGAGCTGGAGCCTGGGGTGTGCTTTATTAATAAAAGCAGCAATATGGAATATGAAATAAATTACATGGAAACAAAGGCCTTTAATTATGGTCCGATAAATGAACTTCTTAAAATAGTTGTTGAAGTCAGAAAAAAAGATGGCACGGTTATTTATACTGCCTCATCCTATGTAAAAAAAGTAACAGGTGGTTACAATGTGTAA